The Triticum aestivum cultivar Chinese Spring chromosome 4B, IWGSC CS RefSeq v2.1, whole genome shotgun sequence sequence CTCTGATGGATCGGCCGCTGCGGGGATGGTCTTACGGGACAGCAATGGTCAGCTCATCTTCTCTGCGTAGCGGGTGATATTCAACTGTAATGACGCTCTGGAAGCCAAACTTCATGCGATAATGCAAGGAATGGCTTTGGCCAACCAACATTCTACACTTCCAGTGGTCGTTCAGTCGGACTCGGCGGAAGCGCTCTCAAGTTTGTTGAGCAAGGGACTGGAGCGTTCAGCATATGGGCATCTGGTTCGTGAGACCAAGGAGTTAATGTGTAATAGGGAGTTTTATCCTCAGAAAATTCATCGTAATCAAAATAGAGTTGCAGATCGGTTGGCCAACTATAGCCGTACAGAGAGTACTACTGCTGTATGGTTAACTTCAGCTCCACCTTGTATCGAGGAGCTATGGCCTCTTGATTGTAACACTATTATCCAGTAATAAAACTCCTTTACcccacaaaaaaaagaaaaaatgacgcATTGATTCTGAAACATTGACTCATTTctaaatatactccctctgtttttatatactccctctgtcccataatataagaacgttttttatatTAATATAGTtttaaaaacgtttttatatttatgggacggagggagtactagtcttTGGTCCACACATTGACTCGTTTTGCACAGTCGTTCACATCGTTTCTACTGCCTCTATTGATTCCGACAAAACCATCTCTATTCCATTGGGAATCTTCCTTCTCTACCAACTTTGAGCCTCACGCCCTCACAACAGGTTTCGCTGATAATTACAACGTTTTGTCCCAAGCACCCAAGAGAATGCAATCAAACTTATTACACCTCTATCCGTAAAATAGATTAGTTCCTATAAAGCGTTCGGTCAAATTTCTAAAACTTGATTATTAATATACATACAAAATATTTAAACTCCTAAGTTGAAGTAGTGTAATTGGATTTCCCATGGAAAATAGTTGCATATTGTACAAAAAAAATTCTTTGATTTTTCAAAATAAAATTAATTTGTAAACATTCAGTATATTGTACACTAATTTGAGGAATTGCTCTTCGTCAATGTACATGTGCTAATCTGCTGCATAAAGTCTTGTATTGATACGTGGTTATAGTGTTCACAAACTACCTTTATTATATTGCTAATAtatgtactaaatcagcgacaactaatatggaacgAGGGAGTAATATACACGCTACTATCCAGCATATAGCAGACCACCTTATTATACTTATGTTTTTGTTCCTTTTCTTACTCCTTTTCTGCAGTAAACCCAGCTCAGACAGAGATAGATGGTTGCCAATACACCGACAacggaaaaagtccattttaaaccttgaacttgtagagGTCAAGCGAAATGAACCCTCAAGTTAAAATTCCGGTCGATTGCACcctgaactatgcaatcccggtctaaatcgaACATTGGCATCGTTTGAACTGGGATTCGTCTGGTGGGCTGGCCCGCTAGAGTATTTTTCCGTTCAAGATATTTTTTCCAAAGGGCGCACACCCTGCTTCCCGCTGGACCAGCCCACTTTAgttcttttcattaaaaaacatttgGCGCGCGGTGGTGGCTCGAACAGAAAATCACGTGTTGTTGATCGAAGCAACAAACCACCAGGACACCACTTGCGTTGTGTTCCGTTGCTccctttttcttccttttcttctttcttttctttcctttttcttttttctttttcattttccattttttcttaAATTCGAGAACCTTATCTGAAAGctacgaacttttttttcaaatttccaTATTGTTTTAAAATCCCGTAAATATATTTCTAATGCTCAGATTATTTTAAGTATATAAAATCCAGCCCATCTGGAGCTATTGAATAGCAGGCTTGCAAAAAAAAAACTATAAATATATGTGTTGGACAATTTTCGAATATGCATTGAACATTTTTGAAAACAAATATGAATATATGCatcgattttttaaaaaaaatacgcattgaatatttttgtaatatatgtcaAACTATCTTCGAACATTGAACATATGCATGATATACACTGAACAAATTtctaatatacgatgaacatttttataaatgaGTGAAATGTTTGTAAATATACCCCGAACATTTCCTTAATATTCGCAATGAACTTTGTATAAATACaggaaaaagaaacaaaagaaacaaaagtagaaaataaaataaaaaaatctacGAACTCTTTTTTCATGGAGGTTCTTGAAACCGTGAACATTTTGTTCAAATTtcgtgattttttttcttttgaaattcTGCTTCACAAGGTTATTTTTTTGGTTTGCTATTTCCTAGTAAAATGGCCACCGGTTTTTATACAGCTTAAAAAAACTCGagcttttaaaaaataaaaaattacagGCTTCAGAAATAATATGCAAATTTGGGAAAAAATCGCCAACTTCAAAATAAATCTTGAATTTAAAAGATAACTAAAAATTAaaatgaaacaaaaacaaaaaaaacgaaagaaaaaggaaaggaaagaaagaagaaaagaagaaaaagggagGAAGTTATCTCAATGTATGTAGTGTCCCTGGTGGTTAGTTGCGTCGTTCGAACAACGCCAATGCGGGGTCTCGAGTTCAAGCCACAGCGTGCGTTTCGAAACATGAAGCTGTTGTTATACATCTTCGAAATGATGTCTGATCTCAAAGATAACTTCTAAAAAAAGTGAATTTTTGACTGTTGGTGGGGATGCTGCCACGAACCAAGCATATGTTGATCTCTTTAATTGTGAGGTTGGAAGCTTCCCACTTAAATATTTAGGGATGCATGTGAGTGTCACCTCCTTGAGAATTGGCGACTGGGACTTCCTTGAGGGCAAATATCTTCAGAGATTTGATGCTTGGGTTGGTAATGATGCCTccatgtgtgtgtgggtgtgggggggggggacacCCTGCTAAATTTTGTAGTAACACATTATCTTTATACCACATGTCCATGTGGTTGATGAACAAAACCTTCATTGAAAAATTAGATAAACATAGAAGGAGATTTTTCTGGCAAGGCTGCAACAAAAAGAGAAGATACCACCTGGTTAGATGGAGTAGAATACGCAGATCTAAGAGTAAAGGAGGCATGGGAGTAAAGGACCTTCGTAAACAGAATATCAGCCTCATGGTCAAGTGGTGGTGGAAGTTAGATATGCAACAAGGTATTTGGCAGGATATTGTGAAAGCTAGATATCTTAGAAAGCAGTCGGTGACTACGGTTAAAACCAAGTTCTCTGACTCGCCTTGCTGGAAAGCTCTCCTGAAAGTGAAGGAACTATATATGATGGGCAGAAAAATCATAACTTGGATCCGGTGGTCTTGTTAGACTTTGGAATGACACTATCAAAGGGCTATCCCCTTTGTGTGAACAATTTTCAGGGTTGTTTGAGATCTGCAATGAGTAGGACTATACAGTTGATAGGTGGGACATCATTTCTATCTCCTCGTTTATTCGTAGGAGACTGAATCCGGAGCTGGCTAACCAATGGAGTGAAATGTGTGCCTTGATGGCTACGGTTCAACACTCATCTGAAAAAGACAATGTGTATTGGGGGCTTAACAAAACTGCTCATTATACTACTAAATCCATGTATAAATGGTTAGAAATACCACTCAGTGGCTGCAATTTTAAGTGGATTTGGGACGCTAAGATCCCCTTAAAAATCCAGATTTTCCTCTGGCGGTTGTTTCAGGATGCTATCCTTACTAGAGATGTTATGAAACATCGACACTGGCCTGGCAACCCGAGTTGTTCTTTTTGCACAGCTCGTGAGACTTCTCAACACTTATTCTTCGCCTGCCATGTTGCTCGTGTGGTTTGGCGGTCCATCGGTATGATGCTGGACACAGATATTTGTCCAAAAAATCACTGGCAATACTACTCCGGTGCCACAAATACCTCCCCGGGGGCGACCGATTTTATACCGTGGGTTTGGCTGCTGTTACTTGGGCTATTTGGTTAGCTCGAAATCGAGCTACCTTTGAGAAAAAACCAATCAAATCCCCTTTTGAGATAGTGTTTAGAACATGCTCTTTCTTGCTATATTGGGCAGGGCTTTAGACGAAAGGAGATCCTAAGAAGATGCGAGGAGGTATCCAGGCGATTTGTGAAGGAACGATGATGCTGATGAGAACTTGCGAATCCGCCAGAAGGACGCTTGGGGAGGCCTAAAGCTGGTGTGATAGATGGATCTTGGTTTAGCTTGTGGGTGATGTTCGTCTACTAGTGCATTTTGTTGGCATGTACTGTCGCTAGTCTTTTGAACTTTTGGATGCGGATCCCTGTCCGTAATAGGATAGTCCTTTGATGTGGTGTTGCCAGGTTTTAGTCCCATAGTGGCCGTTTCGATGTCGAGCTGTTACAGTGGTTTTCCTGGTAATGTGTCGAACTCGCTTTCTTCCTTTCCATTCTCCTGTTTTTCCTCGAACTGATGTATTTGTCCGATTTGAAAAAAAATCTCCTCATGAACATATAGaatcaaagaaaaaaaaactcGCATATGCCTCCTTCTCCGCTAGATCAGACATTTGGCATTAGCAGCACGTGCTAGGAGAGGTGGATAACAAGATCTCGCAGCACCACCGAGCAGCGGCGGAGAACCAGAGCTCGCAGCCCCGCCCAATGAAAATTTTGAATTGTGTTTCAAATTGTGTTCCGTCGGTAATATGGAAAGGTTAGGTATTGTACATGAGAAAACATCTCTACTCCATTTGTGTTGCGCCGCTAATATGGAACTCTAGATTGTTGTTTTCTGTTCGATGGCTGATTGATGTTGTATACGGGAAGTATCGATTGCTGATTTGTGGTTTCCATCGATTGCCTGTCGTTGTGACCAGATTCATTGGTTAGTTTAGAAAAACTAGAACGGGATGGATAAAAAACGGTGGATCCCGTCCCACGGGATAACGATCCAGATGGGGTGCAGGTGGTCTAttgatctggatgtaatttttgttAGTTCTAGTGTTCATTGTACTGCTATGATTGAAGATGTATAGATCGAAAAAAAatcgcaaaaataaataaataaatatctgCCAAGATTATTTTTTTTAGAAGTTGCcacgattttttatttttttttagcAACAGCTGCCAAGATAGCTGGTTAACACATTACACCCGAGTTGTAAGCTTTTTTTTTTTGAGCGGTACCCGAGTTGTAAGCTGGGTTTGCCACAAAAAAAGAGAGTTGTAAGCCCAATCGGGACACCGGGACACCGGGCCTAGCATACAGTGGGCTTCCGATTCGACCCATTCTGTTCTCCCCATTCCAGCTCACTGTGTCTACAGTGGTCGCCAGTGAGTGTCCTCCACTTCCCGCCGCCGCGTCCCTCGCCGACGTCGATCGATCGAGCGCCGCCGACGCCGGAGACGCCGTCCTGCCTCCCAGCTGCGTACTACTAGGTCAGTGACTAACGATGGGTCTCTGCGTTTTATGATTAGACGGTGGGGATTCGTTCAGCGGCTAGGGTTAGGGCCGAGGAACGCGCTGtcgcgccggccggccggccgcagTGGGTGGACGGAGCTTGCGGCTGGGGGCTGTTGGCCGCTGCTGCGGACGAAGGCTTAAGCCGGGAGAGTAGCAAACATTACTTGTTTCCCGTGGCAGATTggagttatttatttatttatttcattttgaaAACACGATTGGAAAATTAGTTTCATCTGGTCCCAAGTGACTGACTACAAGTGTCAAGTATACATACAGATCATAGTTTCGTGGTGCGGCTTGCTTACATGAATCTGTTTGGATAACTTACTATTTTTACCGTTGTGTAGCCCCATTTTGGGTCTGCTTTCGCAATTGTTCAGTTCATTTTTACCGTGTGTTATGCTACATGATGACTGAAGAAGAACGCCTTTGTTACCCGTGATATTACCAGATTGAGAGGCCAATTTTCATTTGTTATAAATGTGAATATTCTTTTGGGAAAACAGAAAGTGGGTTCATTTGGATGCCGTTCGATGCTAGCTAACTCAGTGCATGTAGGGGGGAGGAAACACTAGTTTGAAATTTATTAGGTAATTAGTGACTTTGGGTGTCAAATACGGACTTCATACTTTCGCTTGCCATCGGTTGGATGTGCAAGTATTCTATGTCAACAAACTGGTTGATACACAGCAAGTATGTAAACGGATGAGACAATGATTTAATGGACACCCAAAAGACACTCAACGGATGACACAATGATTTAATGAGCTTCATTTGGAATCCGCTGGTATCTCTCCATCGAGAGTTGTTGTATGATGGGTAGAAATTTCTATACGGATGAAAATCGATTGCCATGCTTTGCATCTAATAGCACTTTTACATTTTTTGTGAATCCCAACACATTTAGTTGCCTCCTGTTTAAAGCAGAGCAGGCTTGTCCCGTTCGGTCACAGTTGGGCATTGATAATTATTTTAGTTGAGAATGTTGAGTTAATTGTTGGAATTACAGTTTCCTAATTGAAAAGTTTTTTCTCTGCATTAAGTATTAATAGCTTGCCGTTGTTAATAATACCATTGGTTTTGGTAGATATGTATTGATAATCGTATCATGTATTGGGCCAAATCCTCTCACACGTTTTCCCAAGATTTCTGTAGTGCGTATTTGATTAATGATGCGTTGTCTTGTTGGAGTCATGCAGCCCTTTGACAAAATGTCTGCACCGGCATCCAGTTCCAAGAGGTCGCACGGACCAGCAGCGCACAGTGCTGACAGACTCAGCAGCCTTCCTGACCCGCTGCTCCATCTCGTGATGTCCTTCCTGCCGATGCGAGAAGTCGTGCGCACAAGCTTGCTCTCGCCAAGGTGGCGCGATCTCTGGGCCTCCGTGCCCTTCATCCAcctagatttcaaggaatttgtgGATGCTACTGCTGATTCTTTTGTTATTGGtgttgatgatcatgattggttgaAGCTGGATGAGAATAGGCTGCAGAAGTTTGGGGACCACTTGCTACTCTTGCGTGATGGCGCGGTGCCCTTGGATGAGGCTCGGATCTTTATTGGAGGTGCTGATTTGTCTGACAAATATGATTTGTGGATTCATCATGCCATCAAGCATAAAGCTCGGCTGCTTCATGTTTATGCTCATCGCTTCCTCCGAGTAGAATTCAATGATAGATCGATGATTCGTTCTCAGCACCTGAAAATAATCAGGCTCCAAGAAGTCACTTTGACTGACACATCCCTTAGGCCACTGAATTTTTATTTCCCTGTGCTTGAACATCTAGAGCTGGACTGTTGCATTGTCAACTGTGTGAAGAATAAGATCTCATCGAGGTCACTGCAGACTATACGTATAACCTGCTGCGAAGTCTTCGGAGATCTTGAGATTTGTGCTCCGAATCTGAACCATCTGTACATCCTCGACCCAGTTTTTGGAGGGCATGCTATAGTAACAAGGGATCTGTATTCTCTAGTTACAGCTTCAATAAGTCTAAGTGCCTTGGAGCTGTATCATGGTATACTTGACGGCCTCTCACGTGTCACAACCTTGGAGCTACATGCACCATTACTTGAGGTATGATGGATTGGGTTGTTCTCTATTCACTTTTCCGTTGTGTCCGAGTTACCTGAATATTGTTGATTGCCTTGCTAGATTTTGCGATATTAATTGCTTGATATTAACACAAGATACCATCTGCCTTTATGTTGTTGACCAACTATTTCCCTTCATGTATGTCGTGTTGCTATTTTAACTAGCTATGTTTAATTTCATCTTGCATGAACAAGAAGCCCACGCGAGAGAGGTGTTTGGAAACATGCCCGGTGTTCAGCAACCTCATAAGCCTGGTGCTTGGCGAATGGTGCATGGCCTCCAACTTCTCTCCTAAACTGAAGTATCTGACCTTTAAGCTCAGAATGGTACTACTCCTGCTTTCAGATCGATATGCCTGTAACCTTGAAGTAATGTGCTTACCCACTGCTTCCTTTTGACACACTGAATACAGGACCAGCTTCGACCATGCAAGGCTGCTGAGCGTGATCGGTCACCAAGAGGGGACTCGTCGTTGGGCGGCTATCCTAGCATCGAGAGGACCATGATCTACTGCGGCAAAGATGATCCAAGAGTCAGCGCGTTGGTGAAGGTGCTGCTACCGATTGTCATCCCAGGCGGGGAAATCAGCATCAAAGGTCACTAGTAGTACCGTATGCATGCCGAGGCACCGTCCCTCTTGCTGACTTTTGCGAGTGCTGTGGATGTGTAAGTATGTCAAGAGGTGTGTTAAGTTGTATCTTTTGCTAGTGATATGGTTGGAGCATCATGTCAAGAACTCTTTTCTAGAGATATTTGTAGGGGTTTGAGATTATGGACAGTACATGACTCCGTATGTAGTAGAAAAAAAAGAAGCCGCGTAACTTCGTGCATGTTCTCGTTTG is a genomic window containing:
- the LOC123090660 gene encoding putative FBD-associated F-box protein At5g56440 isoform X2; this encodes MSAPASSSKRSHGPAAHSADRLSSLPDPLLHLVMSFLPMREVVRTSLLSPRWRDLWASVPFIHLDFKEFVDATADSFVIGVDDHDWLKLDENRLQKFGDHLLLLRDGAVPLDEARIFIGGADLSDKYDLWIHHAIKHKARLLHVYAHRFLRVEFNDRSMIRSQHLKIIRLQEVTLTDTSLRPLNFYFPVLEHLELDCCIVNCVKNKISSRSLQTIRITCCEVFGDLEICAPNLNHLYILDPVFGGHAIVTRDLYSLVTASISLSALELYHGILDGLSRVTTLELHAPLLEPTRERCLETCPVFSNLISLVLGEWCMASNFSPKLKYLTFKLRMDQLRPCKAAERDRSPRGDSSLGGYPSIERTMIYCGKDDPRVSALVKVLLPIVIPGGEISIKGH
- the LOC123090660 gene encoding putative F-box/FBD/LRR-repeat protein At2g05300 isoform X1 translates to MSAPASSSKRSHGPAAHSADRLSSLPDPLLHLVMSFLPMREVVRTSLLSPRWRDLWASVPFIHLDFKEFVDATADSFVIGVDDHDWLKLDENRLQKFGDHLLLLRDGAVPLDEARIFIGGADLSDKYDLWIHHAIKHKARLLHVYAHRFLRVEFNDRSMIRSQHLKIIRLQEVTLTDTSLRPLNFYFPVLEHLELDCCIVNCVKNKISSRSLQTIRITCCEVFGDLEICAPNLNHLYILDPVFGGHAIVTRDLYSLVTASISLSALELYHGILDGLSRVTTLELHAPLLEKPTRERCLETCPVFSNLISLVLGEWCMASNFSPKLKYLTFKLRMDQLRPCKAAERDRSPRGDSSLGGYPSIERTMIYCGKDDPRVSALVKVLLPIVIPGGEISIKGH